In Chryseobacterium salivictor, the DNA window CGTTGCCGAAACCAACAGTTTAGCCGGAAGCACAACGGAAAGTCTGCGAAATATCGAAATCGTAAAAAGCTTGGGCTTAACGAAACAGGAAGTGAAACGCCTGAACAGCAATACCTACAAAATTTTAGGATTGGAATTACGAAAAGTAAAAAGCATCCGTTCTTTAAGTTTTATTCAGGGAACGATGGTGAATTTTCTGCAACAGATGATTACGTTCACGTTGCTGTTTCTGATCTTTAAAAACATCGTAACGCCGGGACAATATTTATCCTTAATGTTTTACGGATTCTTTATTTTCGGACCGATGCAGGAAATCGGGAATATTATTATCTCTTATCGCGAAGCACAGGCTTCACTAAATAATTTCGATATGCTGATGAAAAAACCGGCAGAACAGAAACCGCAAACACCGAAAAAAATCGGTGCGATTGAAAAACTGGCTTTCAATCATGTCTCTTTTCAGCACCGCTCTGCTTCCTATAAAGCTTTGAATAACATTTCTTTTGAAGTGAAAAACGGTGAAACGATCGCATTTGTTGGTCCAAGTGGTTCGGGAAAAAGTACGTTGGTGAAATTGCTGGTCGGATTGTACCGCCCTAAAGAAGGAACTATTTTCTATAATAATATCAACGGGAATGAATTTGATTTCGATGAACTGAGAAATCAGATCGGTTTTGTCACGCAGGATACCCAGCTTTTTGCCGGAAGCATCAAAGAAAATCTCCTGTTTGTAAATCCGGATGCGACGGAAAAAGACTTAGAAATGGCTTTGAAAAAATCCAGCTGTACCGCCTTAATCCAAAGAGCCGAAAAAGGAATAGAAACCATCATCGGCGAAGGGGGTTTTAAATTAAGTGGCGGCGAAAAACAGAGAATTGCCATCGCACGCGCTTTACTCAGAAAACCGCATTTGCTGATTTTCGATGAAGCGACATCGGCTTTAGACAGCATTACAGAAGAAGAAATCACTTCTACGATTATCGATGTTTCGAAAGAAAAAGAGCAGATCACGGTTCTCATCGCGCACCGGTTAAGCACCATTATGCACGCCGACCGGATTTATGTTTTGGAAAAAGGACAGGTTATCGAGACCGGTTCTCATGAAGATCTACTGATTGAAAAAGGGTTGTATTATGCGATGTGGAGACAACAGATTGGGGAAAGGAAAGTTGTGGAGAGTGTTTAAAAATTTTGTAATTTTAAATAAAGAAATCAAAATTATATAACCTTGTAAAAAATAGGATTATGGACAACATTTTAATCACCCCTAAAAACGAAAAGCAATTGAATTTGCTCAAATTATTGCTTGAAGAAATGAAAATTCAGTTTAGATACGAAAAAAATTAAATTGAATCTATAAATCCTGAGCTCGAAAAAAAAATAAACGAAGCTCGACAAGAAAAAAAGAAGGAAAACTATTAACCATTAATCCCAAAAAAATATGGGAAAGTATATAGTTCAACTTTCAAAAAGAGCTTTGAAGGATTTGAAAGCCATTAAAAAATCGGGCAGAAAATTGGATATGGAAAAGGTGCAAACTTTTCTCATTGAATCAGAAGAGCATCCACGAACCGGCGCAGGTTCGCCAGAACAACTAAAGTACCATGACGGCGAAGTTTGGAGCAGAGAAGTTAATAAAAAAGTTCGCTTTGTGTATGAAATTTTTGAGGAAGAAGTTTCTGTTACGCTTATACAATCTTTGGGGCATCACAACGATAAGTAAAGTTTTCTGATTAAAAACCTCCACTCCTTAACTTTAGAAAAATGATTCTCACGAAAATTTGTTGGTCGAAAAAAGTTTGTCTTACGCGATGGGGAGACAGCAGATTGGGGAAAGGAAAGTGATTTTAAACTAGATATTAAAAATACCGACTCCAATTCACTTTTTCACAAAAAAGATAGACTAGAGCCTATTCTTATAAAAACTTTGCCAAAGTTCGGAACTTTGGCAAAGTTAATTTATAAAGAGAACTCTTCGGAGATTCTAATTTCGTTTCCTTACCGTTCGCTGCTCAATTCTTTTTTCGAACTTTTCTCCCTGAAAAATTCTTTGAACCATAATTCCGGGAATATGGATTTCGTTGGGATCAAGTTGTCCGGGTTCTACGAGTTCTTCTACTTCAGCAATCGTGATTTTTCCGGCACCAGCCATGGGCGCATTGAAATTTCGGGCGGTTCCTTTGAAAATTAAATTTCCTGCGTGATCGCCTTTCCAAGCTTTTACAATGGAAAAATCGGCTTTATAAGCGTGTTCGAGAATATGCATTTTACCGTCAAAATCTTTGGTTTCTTTTCCTACCGCGACTTCAGTTCCGTAACCTGCAGGCGTATAAAATGCGGGAATTCCACATTGTGCGGCGCGGCATTTTTCGGCCAAAGTTCCCTGGGGCGTAAGTTCTACCTCGAGTTCACCGGAAAGCATCTGTCTTTCGAATTCGGCATTTTCGCCGACGTAAGAAGCGATCATTTTTTTGATCTGCTTTTTCTGCAATAATAATCCCAGACCGAAATCATCAACGCCGGCATTATTGGAAATACAGGTAATATCTTTTACATTGCTTTCTACCAAAGCATTAATTGAATTTTCAGGAATTCCGCAAAGTCCGAATCCTCCGACGATTAAGGTCATTCCGTCGCTGATTCCGGCGATGGCTTCCTGTACGTTTTTTACTCTTTTATCAATCATTTTAAAATTGTTTTTTAATTTGATCCTGTTACTTTCAGACCATTAAGGTATTCGGGATCTGCCAGAACTGACCACAATTACTTTCCTTTTTTAAGGGCTGTTAAATTTAACAATTTTTTCGGAACTTTTCACCCTTTGGAAATCTTTGATTTTCAGCATAAAACCTCATTTAAGGGATGGAAGCGGCATTCTTTTTTTATGGAAGGAGAAGGAAGCGCAAAAAAACAGAACGTACAGCCCGACCTGAGTGAGGAAATAGAGTTTCGTTTTCTGACGGGAGGTAATGACCAGGCGAAGGGCGCCCAAGAAGAGTAAGGTCAAGAAAGTGGTTATTTATTTTTTGTAAAGTGTTGGTAGATTGTATTTTTTGTCTTATTTTTGCAGCCTGTTAATCAACCTCTGACGAAAGGCGTGAACGTTGTTTAGCTTGACAAAAATATTTTTTATAAAAAAAATGGATTTATTACAGTACGTACAGGACAAGTACATTGCAAAAAAAGAATTTCCTAAATTCAAAGCCGGTGATACCATCACTGTGTATTACGAAATTAGAGAGGGTGCTAAAACCAGAACCCAGTTCTTTAAAGGAGTTGTTTTGCAGATTAGAGGAACAGGAGGTACCAAAACTTTTACCATCAGAAAAATGAGTGGTGATGTTGGAGTACAGAGAGTTTTCCCTATGAACATGCCAGCTTTGCAAAAAATTGAAATCGACAGAAGAGGTAAAGTAAGAAGAGCGAGAATTTTCTACTTCAAAAACCTTAGAGGTAAAAAAGCGCGAATTAAAGACGCTTCTTACAAAAAGTAATTCAATTTACGATATTAGAAAAACCCATCAATTTATTTTGATGGGTTTTTTATTGCTGTAATGCCAAGATACATTCTTCTCTTATCTTATCTTCCAAAATCATTAAAATCACTAAACCCTAATTCAAAAATCGATTTGAAATAATTCCTTTAGAAATAATGAGAAAACTGAACCGTTTTTGCATAAAAAAAACCGCCCTGATCTGACAGGACGGTATAAAAATATTAATTACATATTATTTTTTTATCATCAATTTAGAAGAGTAATTTACTCCTAAACCTGTAACTTTCACTACATAAACTCCATTTGGAAGAGCCTGTGTCTTTACTGCATCGCTGGAAGCAATTTTCTGGCTGGAAACTAATTTTCCTGAAGCATCATAGATTTCAACACTTATTTTTCCTAAGATATTCTTCGCCGGTTTGATGAAGAATTCGTCTTTCGCAGGGTTTGGATAGATGCTCATTGCATTATCAGCTGAAACATTACTTGTTGCCAAGTTCTTACATTCTTCAGGTACATCATAATCTTCAACTTGATCCATAATACTTAATTTTGAACCAGCAGAAGCATTAACTCCTAACCCTCTCTTCGCAAAAGTCTCCCAAATCATACATTTATCTGCACCACCTGTTGTGGCAAGTTCTGCTTTTAAAATAGCATTTCTTCCGTCGATAAAAGTTGGGCTACAAGGCTGTAATTTCAAACCATCAACAACAAGTTGTAATACTCTTGTACTGCCGTTGGTTTTATTTGCCATTACATCAGAAGAATATCCATATTTTTCTACATATTTCCAATGGAGATCCCACAGCATCGTTGCCCAAACGAACCCAATTGAATGAACTAATGGATCAGCATCGGTTCCCATTCCATTGGTATTTGCATACGTAAAACTATTGATACCAAAATTAGGAGAATATTTTGCAGGACGGAGTCCACCTCCGGTAATGGGCTCAGAATTTACAAAAGTTGCGATTCCTCTTGGAATATCTTTGGTATCGCCAGTACGGTTTGTCAACATTAAAGCAAAGAAATCGGACCAACCTTCACCCATCTGTTCTGTTGACCCAGCGGGTGTCAAACAAGAAAAACCATCACCGGTTAATCTATTGGAAATTCCATGGCCATATTCATGAATAACAATTCCGTTGTCAAAACTTCCATCTTTTGTTTTTTGGGTAGATGCATCATACTTCAAAGTAACATTCACATTTTTTGTAGCTAATAAATTCTTAATATAAAGCCCTTCATCATTTTCAATTAAAACTGATGGAATTTTAATAGTAGAATCAGTTCCTCCCATACCCGATGTTGGCGTAGAGTCTGGTAAATTATATATGATTGCTGCAGTTGCACCGGCATCTTGAGCTATTTTCACCTTCACGGTAAATCCGCAAGTTCCTCTTTCTATCAAACCAATTTTACCCGTAAGTGATCCTGCAGGAAGAGGTGTACACCCATCCGCAACTGAGGCTATTTTCACATCACCGGTTACCCCGGCAACAGTTAAACTGGGTCCAAAAGTGGTTGAAACTACGTTGGGTACAGTTCTACCAATCGCTTCTGAAGGCGAATTATAAAAAACCCTATTGACTATAGAACCATCGAAAAGATACATCTGCATTCTTGGTCTGCTTCCATCAGAGGGTGTATAAAAATTAGCGTTATTTCGACCGCCTCCATCTTGCGCTTCCGCTTGAACATAATCATTCTGCTGACCACCTTTTCCAAAGTTATAGGCCTGAAAATTTCTGGCCGTTTCAGTAAAACCTAAACGATAGAAAATATCATGAACTTTATTATTGATGTAAAATAAATTGGTAATAGACGCATTTAGGTTAAAAGCCGCAATATCTTCCATAATAGGGAAATCGAAAATTCGGTTCGTGCCGCCATCGGCATACGCTCCAGCAGTATTACTCTTCGCCATGTCGTCATAAGCCATCACGTTGTTCCCGCGGGTTGTATTGTAATTGCCGACGTAAGTTCCGCCTGAGATAGAGTGCCACCCTTCTGGAGAGGCATCTAAAAACCAGGGATTACTTACTACTGAACGATTGCCGTGGTTTGGACTTTCTAACGGCAAAGCAAACACATTGTAGCTTGCGCTATTGGGCGCTAAAGCGATAGGACCTATCATTACAGTCTCATCACTGAATTTTTCTGAAAAACCAACGGGCAAATGGGAGGAATAATCATGGTGAAAAGCATCGTGGTTAAAAGTACAAGAAAGTGTTAAATTATCTTTCCTCAAAATCTCTCCGGTCATTGCATCTGCAAGCACATCCCAGTAATTTGAAGTTCCTTTTTCCTCAAAAATAAACTCATAGCATAATTTCAACTCACTGCTGTCCTGCGTTTGAAAATAGATCAGTCTGTTTTTCACCGTAGGAATCCCATCTTTATCGCTTTCATTAATTCCTATTATTTGATACTGGGATGGATTCTTTAAACCTAATTTCTGTGCCGCATTTGCGAAAGCAATAGGGCCGGCAACTGCCGAAGTGGGCTTAGCTGCACCTGAATAATTATTTTTGAAATCATCTTCATAATAGGTTACTTTTGATTCTTTGATTAAAGCGGTTCCTAATGCATTATAAACAGGGATTCCATTATAAGTCTGTTGGATTTTCACCACATCGCCTTTCATTGAGGTAGAAAAATCTTCACTAATGATCTCGAAGTTCTTTAAATCAGTTTTCATGAAATTATTCTGTGCAGAAATATGACTTTGAATAATCGTCTTAAAATCCTGCGAATTCGCATTCCCAAAAGAAAACAGGAAGCATACGGCCGCAATCTTCAAAGGTAAATTTCTATTTTTCATATATATTATTTATTTGTCGCCGAATTTATAAAAAAAATAGACATATTTTAAATTTTTAACACAAAAACACCAATAACGTTCACTTTAATTTTAAATATGCATGCAGGTTCCTGTGGATCAGATAGTAATTCGCGGCTGTAAATATAGATCTTCATCGATTTTAGCACCTTGAAGGACAAACTCACACATAACCTAAGAAATAATTCTGCGAAAAATGAAATCAGTAAGAGTATTAATATATTTGCAAAAAAAATGAGCTGTCTTTCGACAGCTCAAATTCTATAGTTTGAAAATCAAGGCTTATTTACCTTCCATTTTCTTTTTCAATTCTGCTAAAACATCTAAATCACCAAGAGTTGATTTTTCTTCGTTGTTTGAAGAACCTGTTGATTTGTTAGATGAAGTATTAGATGATGCCTCTCTTACATTTTTCTTTTCTTCGTCTCTGAAGATTCCTGTATGAGAAACCACTACTCTTTTGAATTCTTTGTTGAATTCGATCACTTTGAAATCAGCGCTTTCTCCTTTCTTGATTTTAGATCCGTCTTCCTTCTCTAATAATCTTGATGGACAGAATGCTTCAACTTCCAGATCTTCGAACTGAACCTGAGCTCCTTTGTCGAAAACTTCAGTTGCTGTTCCTGCGTGTACAGTTCCTTCAGCATATTTAGTTTCAAATTTATCCCAAGGATTCTCCTGTAACTGTTTGTGACCTAAAGATAATCTTCTTGCTGCTGTATCTAATTCTAGAACTACAACTTTCAATTGATCTCCAACTGCACAGAATTCTGATGGATGCTTGATTTTCTTAGTCCAAGAAAGATCAGAAATATAGATTAGTCCGTCGATACCTTCTTCCAGTTCTACGAATACACCGAAGTTAGTAAAGTTTCTTACTGTTCCTGTGTGCTCTGAACCTACCGGATATTTAGCTTCGATATTCGACCATGGGTCTTGGCTTAACTGCTTCATACCCAAAGAGATTTTTCTGTCTTCTCTGTCTAAAGTTAAAACTTCTGCTTCAACTACATCTCCTACTTTTACGAAATCACCAGCACTTCTTAAGTGAGTTGACCAAGACATTTCTGAAACGTGAATTAAACCTTCAACACCTGGAGCAACTTCTACGAATGCACCGTAATCAGCAAGTACTACTACTTTACCTTTTACTTTGTCTCCAACTTTCAAGTCAGCAGAAAGAGCATCCCAAGGATGAGCTTCTAATTGCTTCATACCTAACTGGATTCTTGTTTTCTCATCATCAAAATCAAGGATTACCACTTTCACAGTCTGTCCGTCTTCCAGGATTTCTGATGGGTGATTCACTCTGCTCCAAGAAAGATCGGTAATGTGGATTAATCCATCTACACCTCCTAAGTCAACGAATACACCGTAAGAAGTAATATTCTTAACAGTACCTTCTAATACCTGACCTTTTTCTAACTGAGCGATGATCTCTTTTTTCTGACCTTCGATATCTGCTTCGATTAACGCTTTGTGAGATACGACAACGTTTTTGAATTCCGGGTTGATTTTCACAACTTTGAATTCCATTGTTTTACCTACGAACTGATCGTAATCTTTAATTGGTTTCACGTCGATTTGAGAACCTGGTAAGAATGCTTCAATACCATGAACATCTACGATCATACCTCCTTTTGTTCTTGATTTTACAAAACCATTAACGATTTCTCCAGTTTCGTGAAGTTCGTTAACTCGATCCCAAGCTTTCAGGATTCTGGCTTTTCTGTGAGATAATTGTAATTGACCTGATTTATCTTCTCTTCTGTCAACCATTACTTCAACCTCATCACCTGCTTTAAGCGCTGGATTGTAACGGAATTCGTTTAAAGAGATTACTCCTTCAGATTTGAAGTTGATGTCAACAATCGCTTCTTTGTCAGTAAGTCTTACAACTTTACCGATAAGAACGTCGTTGTCCTGAAGATTGTTAAGAGATCCATTATAGATTTCTTCCAGATCACTTTTCTCCTGTCTGGATTCTGCATCTAGACCTGATTCAAATGAATCCCAATCAAACTGTTCTGGAGCTACGTTTTGGTTCAAAAGAACCTCTGCTTTGTCTGTCGTTTCTGACATAATTAAATAATTTGTATTCTTTATCTTTCAATATCTGGCTTAATGTGGTTGTTTGAAAAATACAGAAGATGTTAGTTGTTAATGTTTTACCTTAGCCAAATGCTTCCACAAAAAGTGGTGCAAAATTACGCTATTATTTTACAATACCTATTATTATCAATGAAATTTATGATGATTTTATGATAAAAAAAGACTTTAATAAATGCATTCCCTTACCTTTGCAAAATGGAATTACAGACAATTTATCAAAACCTGCAGATTCAGGATCTGAATCAAATGCAGAAAACGACTTATAAAGCTTCAGAAAACAACAAAGACGTTATTCTTCTTTCGCCTACAGGATCAGGGAAAACACTGGGTTTTCTATTTCCCGTTTTAAGAAATTTAAAGAGAAACACCACCGGAATTCAGGCGATTATTTTAGTACCGTCCAGGGAATTAGCACTACAGATTGAGCAGGTTTTCAAAAGCATGGGCACCGATTACAAAGTTACGGTTTGCTACGGCGGTCACGATAAAAAAATAGAAGTTAACAATTTAATTGAAGCTCCTGCACTATTAATAGGAACACCGGGCAGAATCGCTTATCATTTAAAAAATAACAATTTCGATCCTTCCACCATTGAAACTATGGTTTTAGATGAATTTGACAAATCGCTGGAATTTGGTTTTCATAATGATATGAGTTTCATCATTAATGAAATGCCCAATCTTTCGCAAAGAATATTGACTTCTGCCACCGCAATGCCGGAAATCCCGGAATTCACCGGAATCGAACGTCCTGAAAAGGTTGATTTTCTGAAAGTTTTGGAAATAAAACCAGATTTTCAACTGAGGAAAGTAATGACTACTTCAGAAGAAAAGTTAGAAACGCTATTTACTTTACTATGTAAAATCGGGAATAAAAGAACCCTCATTTTTTGCAACCACCGGGACGCGGTCGACCGTATTTCGGAACTACTCAAGGAAAAAGGAATCTCACGAGAAACCTTTCACGGCGGAATGGAACAAGATGAAAGAGAACGTGCTTTGCTCAAATTCAAAAATGATTCTTCCCGTATTTTAATCACCACCGATCTAGCTTCCAGAGGTTTAGATATTCCTGAAGTGGAATCGATTGTCCATTATCAATTGCCTCCGAAAGAAGACGCGTTCGTTCACAGAAACGGACGGACTGCCAGAATGAACGCAAAAGGTTTTGTCTATTTAATAATGACAGAGGATGAAAATTTCCCTTTCATTAAAAAAAACACACCCGAAGAAATTCTTACCCAGGATTATAAAATGCCGGCTAGAACGCCTTTTCTAACCATTTATATCAGCGCTGGAAAAAAAGATAAAGTAAATAAAGTGGACATCGTAGGTTTTTTAATTAAAAAAGGAGAACTGCAAAAAGAGGATATTGGACTGATTGAAGTAAAAGACACTACTTCTTATGTCGCGGTAAACAGGCAAAAAGTGGTTGCTTTGCTAAAAAAATTAGAAAACCATAGACTGAAGAATAAAAAACTGAAAATCGAAATTGCTTATTAAAAATACCACGAATACACGAATTTTTCTTCAATGGGATGAAAATAAAAAACACTCCGCTGGTTTCTATAACCTCCATCAATTTTTAATTCGTGTATTTGTAGCAAAAATGACCGATAAAAATAAGTTTGCCCTGAAAATGAGCAATATTCTATTCAGAAAAGTCTTAATTTTTATGTAATTTTGTTTTTTGACCTTTTCCAAATGAAAATTAATTTACCAGATAAGCTCTATTATTCTATTGGCGAAGTTTCCAAAGCTTTTGATGTCAATGCTTCGCTGATTCGTTATTGGGAGCAGGAGTTTCCTATCATAAAGCCCAAGAAAAACAAAAAAGGAAACCGATATTTTACTCCGGAAGACATTAAAAACCTGAAGATAATCTATCATTTGGTTAAAGAAAAAGGCTATACGCTCGATGGCGCCAGAATCGCTTTAACTACCAACTCTAAAATCTCTGAAACCGTCTCGATGATTGACCGGCTAGAGTTTGTAAAAGCTGAATTACAAAAATTAAAAGAATCACTCGCAGAAAGAGCCGAATAAAAATAACTGTTTTTGTTAATAAAAATAGGTGTTTTTCACTTTTATACGATTTTTTTTCATAATAGCTTTACGGAAAATTACTATCATGAGATTCTCCGTACCATTATCAGCAGCAAAAAATTATTTTCTGGGCTTTGCAGTAGCCTGTATTTTTTTGGGGTCTGGCTTGTACTTTTTCAATACCGACAAAACTGACGAAAAAGCACCGCTCACTTTTTTAGAGAGTTTAGAAACAGAAAACCTCACGACTAAAAAAGTCAGTTTAACCAAATTTAATCCGAATGACCTCGATGAACAGCAATGGATAAATTTAGGATTCTCTGAACGGCAGGTAGCCACCATCCTTAAATATAAATCTGTGGTGGGCGGAAATTTCAGTTCAAAGGAACAGTTCAGGAAATGCTATGCCATTTCGGAAGAAAAATATATGGAATTAGAACCGTATCTGCTTCTTCCCGACCACGCAAAAAAATCGAATTCTTACCAAAATTATGTGCGCAGTTACAGCTCCGGAAGAACTTACTACAGCGCTGCCACTTCACCGAAGAAGGGGTTATCTATTCCCGAAAAATTTGATCCTGACGCTTACAGCATCAATGATTTTATTAATTTAGGTTTTACAGAAAAGCAAGCCATTTCGATTTTGAAATATAAAAACTATCTGGGTGGAAGTTTTATCAGCAAAGAAAAATTTAAAGAATGCTATATCATCAGCGAAGAAAATTACAGAAAACTGGCCCCTTATTTACTTCTTCCTGAAACAGCTTCTGGAAACAGTTTCGAAAAAAAAACCTTTACAAGCCAGACTTCCTCCCATGAAAAACCAGCGGTTACTTATTCCCAATTTGACCCAAACACGACCAACCTTGAAGGCTGGAAAAATCTGGGTTTTTCTGAAAAACAAGCACAGGTAATCATTAATTACAGAGACAAAAATCTGAAAGGAAGCTTTAAATCATTAGAAGACATCGCCCGTTGCTTTGTAATTTCTGCGGAA includes these proteins:
- a CDS encoding CoA transferase subunit A, which translates into the protein MIDKRVKNVQEAIAGISDGMTLIVGGFGLCGIPENSINALVESNVKDITCISNNAGVDDFGLGLLLQKKQIKKMIASYVGENAEFERQMLSGELEVELTPQGTLAEKCRAAQCGIPAFYTPAGYGTEVAVGKETKDFDGKMHILEHAYKADFSIVKAWKGDHAGNLIFKGTARNFNAPMAGAGKITIAEVEELVEPGQLDPNEIHIPGIMVQRIFQGEKFEKRIEQRTVRKRN
- a CDS encoding DEAD/DEAH box helicase; protein product: MELQTIYQNLQIQDLNQMQKTTYKASENNKDVILLSPTGSGKTLGFLFPVLRNLKRNTTGIQAIILVPSRELALQIEQVFKSMGTDYKVTVCYGGHDKKIEVNNLIEAPALLIGTPGRIAYHLKNNNFDPSTIETMVLDEFDKSLEFGFHNDMSFIINEMPNLSQRILTSATAMPEIPEFTGIERPEKVDFLKVLEIKPDFQLRKVMTTSEEKLETLFTLLCKIGNKRTLIFCNHRDAVDRISELLKEKGISRETFHGGMEQDERERALLKFKNDSSRILITTDLASRGLDIPEVESIVHYQLPPKEDAFVHRNGRTARMNAKGFVYLIMTEDENFPFIKKNTPEEILTQDYKMPARTPFLTIYISAGKKDKVNKVDIVGFLIKKGELQKEDIGLIEVKDTTSYVAVNRQKVVALLKKLENHRLKNKKLKIEIAY
- the rpsA gene encoding 30S ribosomal protein S1, producing the protein MSETTDKAEVLLNQNVAPEQFDWDSFESGLDAESRQEKSDLEEIYNGSLNNLQDNDVLIGKVVRLTDKEAIVDINFKSEGVISLNEFRYNPALKAGDEVEVMVDRREDKSGQLQLSHRKARILKAWDRVNELHETGEIVNGFVKSRTKGGMIVDVHGIEAFLPGSQIDVKPIKDYDQFVGKTMEFKVVKINPEFKNVVVSHKALIEADIEGQKKEIIAQLEKGQVLEGTVKNITSYGVFVDLGGVDGLIHITDLSWSRVNHPSEILEDGQTVKVVILDFDDEKTRIQLGMKQLEAHPWDALSADLKVGDKVKGKVVVLADYGAFVEVAPGVEGLIHVSEMSWSTHLRSAGDFVKVGDVVEAEVLTLDREDRKISLGMKQLSQDPWSNIEAKYPVGSEHTGTVRNFTNFGVFVELEEGIDGLIYISDLSWTKKIKHPSEFCAVGDQLKVVVLELDTAARRLSLGHKQLQENPWDKFETKYAEGTVHAGTATEVFDKGAQVQFEDLEVEAFCPSRLLEKEDGSKIKKGESADFKVIEFNKEFKRVVVSHTGIFRDEEKKNVREASSNTSSNKSTGSSNNEEKSTLGDLDVLAELKKKMEGK
- a CDS encoding helix-hairpin-helix domain-containing protein, translated to MRFSVPLSAAKNYFLGFAVACIFLGSGLYFFNTDKTDEKAPLTFLESLETENLTTKKVSLTKFNPNDLDEQQWINLGFSERQVATILKYKSVVGGNFSSKEQFRKCYAISEEKYMELEPYLLLPDHAKKSNSYQNYVRSYSSGRTYYSAATSPKKGLSIPEKFDPDAYSINDFINLGFTEKQAISILKYKNYLGGSFISKEKFKECYIISEENYRKLAPYLLLPETASGNSFEKKTFTSQTSSHEKPAVTYSQFDPNTTNLEGWKNLGFSEKQAQVIINYRDKNLKGSFKSLEDIARCFVISAEKFEQLKPYIILNSQNLNNRNLPNPPVTINSPPPYQNAKTPGSEETKTDFTKTDLNKITFKQLIEFGFDEKSAASYIGFRNKLGGFVSAKQIVDTYNIDRDLAEKLIATAPLSTDNIPKYALMDAPESWLKSHPYFKYYADKIIYYRISYSDEKKFFRTMNIKPEAEQNMRLYLK
- the rplS gene encoding 50S ribosomal protein L19 gives rise to the protein MDLLQYVQDKYIAKKEFPKFKAGDTITVYYEIREGAKTRTQFFKGVVLQIRGTGGTKTFTIRKMSGDVGVQRVFPMNMPALQKIEIDRRGKVRRARIFYFKNLRGKKARIKDASYKK
- a CDS encoding T9SS-dependent M36 family metallopeptidase, whose amino-acid sequence is MKNRNLPLKIAAVCFLFSFGNANSQDFKTIIQSHISAQNNFMKTDLKNFEIISEDFSTSMKGDVVKIQQTYNGIPVYNALGTALIKESKVTYYEDDFKNNYSGAAKPTSAVAGPIAFANAAQKLGLKNPSQYQIIGINESDKDGIPTVKNRLIYFQTQDSSELKLCYEFIFEEKGTSNYWDVLADAMTGEILRKDNLTLSCTFNHDAFHHDYSSHLPVGFSEKFSDETVMIGPIALAPNSASYNVFALPLESPNHGNRSVVSNPWFLDASPEGWHSISGGTYVGNYNTTRGNNVMAYDDMAKSNTAGAYADGGTNRIFDFPIMEDIAAFNLNASITNLFYINNKVHDIFYRLGFTETARNFQAYNFGKGGQQNDYVQAEAQDGGGRNNANFYTPSDGSRPRMQMYLFDGSIVNRVFYNSPSEAIGRTVPNVVSTTFGPSLTVAGVTGDVKIASVADGCTPLPAGSLTGKIGLIERGTCGFTVKVKIAQDAGATAAIIYNLPDSTPTSGMGGTDSTIKIPSVLIENDEGLYIKNLLATKNVNVTLKYDASTQKTKDGSFDNGIVIHEYGHGISNRLTGDGFSCLTPAGSTEQMGEGWSDFFALMLTNRTGDTKDIPRGIATFVNSEPITGGGLRPAKYSPNFGINSFTYANTNGMGTDADPLVHSIGFVWATMLWDLHWKYVEKYGYSSDVMANKTNGSTRVLQLVVDGLKLQPCSPTFIDGRNAILKAELATTGGADKCMIWETFAKRGLGVNASAGSKLSIMDQVEDYDVPEECKNLATSNVSADNAMSIYPNPAKDEFFIKPAKNILGKISVEIYDASGKLVSSQKIASSDAVKTQALPNGVYVVKVTGLGVNYSSKLMIKK
- a CDS encoding ABC transporter ATP-binding protein: MKTLLHYLKPHKWLLIISLFLATINQVFSLFGPAITGNILDQLVTHPNFFDKEKLLPRNLDEYFYGSDLYHGVFYFLGLLIGTAMVSRIAKAFQDYVVNVITQKFGANIFTDGLQHSMALPYQEFEDQRSGETLSILTKVREDSVKFITNFINIFFGILVSIIFVSVYAIRLHWSIMPVYVVGILIISFITNLLSKRIKNIQKTIVAETNSLAGSTTESLRNIEIVKSLGLTKQEVKRLNSNTYKILGLELRKVKSIRSLSFIQGTMVNFLQQMITFTLLFLIFKNIVTPGQYLSLMFYGFFIFGPMQEIGNIIISYREAQASLNNFDMLMKKPAEQKPQTPKKIGAIEKLAFNHVSFQHRSASYKALNNISFEVKNGETIAFVGPSGSGKSTLVKLLVGLYRPKEGTIFYNNINGNEFDFDELRNQIGFVTQDTQLFAGSIKENLLFVNPDATEKDLEMALKKSSCTALIQRAEKGIETIIGEGGFKLSGGEKQRIAIARALLRKPHLLIFDEATSALDSITEEEITSTIIDVSKEKEQITVLIAHRLSTIMHADRIYVLEKGQVIETGSHEDLLIEKGLYYAMWRQQIGERKVVESV
- a CDS encoding MerR family transcriptional regulator, encoding MKINLPDKLYYSIGEVSKAFDVNASLIRYWEQEFPIIKPKKNKKGNRYFTPEDIKNLKIIYHLVKEKGYTLDGARIALTTNSKISETVSMIDRLEFVKAELQKLKESLAERAE
- a CDS encoding type II toxin-antitoxin system YoeB family toxin; this translates as MGKYIVQLSKRALKDLKAIKKSGRKLDMEKVQTFLIESEEHPRTGAGSPEQLKYHDGEVWSREVNKKVRFVYEIFEEEVSVTLIQSLGHHNDK